GAGCCTTCGAAAAATCGCCTCTGCTGGACCGCCAAGATTGAATAGGAAAAGGCAGTTAACCAGAAGATGCCAGCCTGAAACGTGGATGAAGTTGGCAGTGAGTAGGCGCCACCATTGTCCAAGCTCAAGCATGAGCGGCAAGCTTTTGGCTCCCCGCTGGAGTAAACGGTCGGCGGACCGTCCTGGTGGTTCCGGCCACCAGTAGTGGACGCAGCAAAGCAGGGCAATCAAAGAGATGGTGAGCCACGGTATACGGCCCAGATGAAAATACCGTTTAAAGTTCAAAACATCGGTTTGGTAGAGTCCTTGATAAAGTTCGAGGTCTCGGGCTACGACGAACCGGTCTCCGGTGACCACAGGGAAGCAAATTTCCATGTGCGGACCGATTTGGCCTTTACGAACTTTTTCCTCGAACTCGTCCAAATCGAATTCTTCGATCAGTCCGAGTGAATCTTTCCGCACGAGGATCATAAAGTTCTCCAGTGAGGAACCCTACTGCAAAACACGAGCTAGGTCGCCACTTTACAGTGGTGCCATGTACTTAGGGGCTGTAGCAAGTTTTGTTCAGGGCGCGCGGATGGTCCAAATCACCCAAAAGTTCACTGATTCTGCCGCAGTGCGTTGTATCTGGTGGTTGACGACAGGGGTCGAAAGTCGTTATTCGCCGCCGCATGGAAATGCAAATGGGTTATGAAGTTTTCGCAGAATTGAACGAGCGCGACCACGAGCAAGTTGTTTTCTGTAATGATAAAGTCTCCGGTCTTCGGGCCATCATCGGGATTCACAACACCACACTGGGCCCAGCGCTCGGTGGGTGTCGTATGTATCCTTATGCTTCTGAGAAAGACGCGCTCATCGATGTGCTGCGACTGTCTCGAGGTATGACGTACAAGGCAGGTATTGCCGGACTGAACCTGGGCGGCGGCAAAGCCGTTATCATCGGTGATCCCAAGTCCGACAAGAGCGAGATGCTTTGGCGTGCCATGGGGCGTTTTATCGCAGGGCTAAACGGCCGCTATATTACTGCTGAAGATTCCGGTACCACCATGGCTGACATGGAAATGATGCGTATGGAGACCAACTGGGTTGTGGGTATTTCCCGCGCTTTGGGTGGCTCTGGCGACCCTTCTCCTGTGACCGCTTTGGGCGTTTTTAGCGCGATGCGAGCTGCCGTAGAGAAAAAACTCGAAACCTCCAGCTTTGAAGGCCTTACAGTTGCCCTTCAAGGCGTCGGACACGTTGGTTATCACCTAGTAGGACACCTGGTAGATGCCGGTGCGAAAGTGGTTGTAGCGGACGTAGACGTTGATGCTGTTCGCAAGGTAATCGCTGATTACCGTGTTGAAGCAGTCGCTCCTGAAGAAATCCATGCACAGCCCTGCGATATTTTCGCTCCTTGTGCCATGGGCGGCGGCCTCAATGAAAAGACAATTCCAGAGCTTCAGTGCAGTGTGGTTGCCGGTGCAGCCAACAATCAGCTTCGAGAAGAAGCAGCAGATGGCGCACGACTCGTGGAAAGAGACATTTTATATACCCCTGATTTTGTCGTAAATGCAGGTGGACTTATAAACGTTGCGAACGAATTAGAAGGATATAATCAAGAACGTGCGTTGAATCAGGCTCGGGGTGTTTACGACATCCTTAAGCGTGTTTTTCAGCTCGCGGCCGATGAAAGCATCCCAACCTACGAAGCGGCCAACCGCCTCGCTATGGAACGGATCGAATCACTTGGCCGTATTCGCAGGACTTTTACTGGTGCTCAGGCGCCGGCGAGAGTTGGGTAAAACAACCGTAAAGGAATCGGTTAGATAACAGTAAGTCAGGGCTATACAATTGTGTGATGTCTATGTGATCTCGATCACATGAAGACTTAGATTATTCAGTTGACGAAGCTTTGAATCGAGTGTTATCCGGCGGTTGCCCAATCGGAGACCCATGAAATCTTAGTAACCCGTAGCAGGTCACTATTATTTCAAAACAGCGAGTAAATCGTTCACAAATCGCACTAGAGATAACGG
The Deltaproteobacteria bacterium DNA segment above includes these coding regions:
- a CDS encoding Glu/Leu/Phe/Val dehydrogenase, producing MGYEVFAELNERDHEQVVFCNDKVSGLRAIIGIHNTTLGPALGGCRMYPYASEKDALIDVLRLSRGMTYKAGIAGLNLGGGKAVIIGDPKSDKSEMLWRAMGRFIAGLNGRYITAEDSGTTMADMEMMRMETNWVVGISRALGGSGDPSPVTALGVFSAMRAAVEKKLETSSFEGLTVALQGVGHVGYHLVGHLVDAGAKVVVADVDVDAVRKVIADYRVEAVAPEEIHAQPCDIFAPCAMGGGLNEKTIPELQCSVVAGAANNQLREEAADGARLVERDILYTPDFVVNAGGLINVANELEGYNQERALNQARGVYDILKRVFQLAADESIPTYEAANRLAMERIESLGRIRRTFTGAQAPARVG